The following coding sequences lie in one Aquabacterium olei genomic window:
- a CDS encoding ABC transporter permease codes for MTPAADTAAPRVLGRLLRAFSWPELRHHGLRHATAVLAVMLGVALAFSVQLINSSALSEFSAAVRSVNGEADLSLRAASGSLDEALYARVAAHPEVRLASPVVEVRTRARRVGSGGTPAQAQPVSLQVIGLDGLVAAPLAPTLMARPVERASSDEGDRFALLRPDAISLNATARRALGVQPGDAIEVQAGLAWRRLSVVGEVGATGAALGVMDIAGAQQVFAQWGRLQRLDLQLVEGAQPAAVLRALALPPGVSADSADDAGERVSNVSRAYRVNLTVLALVALFTGAFLVFSILSLSVAKRQQQFALLGVLGLGARERLQLVLAESALIGVVGSALGLALGTGLAAAALRLLSGDLGGGYFPGIAPALQWSPGAAALYGALGVVAALAGGWLPARSAQRLAPAQALKGLGELGGAGRSAWIGPGLLLVGVGLALLPPVGGVPLWAYLAVAAILMGGIACVPAAVGGLLSLFPAPRHAAALLAVERARRMRHTATVAIAGVVASLSLSVALTVMVASFRDSVTQWLDVVLPADLYARTATNNDQAEAQNLGPALLEGIRALPGVRRAEGVRVASLRLDAAQPAIALIARPLSDPARDLPLVGVALPARTVQPGEVGAWVSEAMVDLYGARPGTRLMLPLRAGQPPVATRVLGVWRDYARQQGAVVLAEADYQRLTGDRTVNDLALWLAPEARTDALQSQIRTLATQQQLDGSLLEFAEPRQIREVTLRIFDRSFAVTYWLQAVAIGIGLFGTAASFSAQVLARRKEFGLLGHLGFTRRQILATVAGEGAALTGVGALLGLGLGVAVSVVLVHVVNPQSFHWTMDLLLPGWRLAALCASVVLAGTLTAWLAGRAAAGHDAVMAVKEDW; via the coding sequence ATGACGCCCGCAGCCGACACCGCCGCTCCGCGGGTGCTGGGCCGCCTGCTGCGCGCGTTCTCGTGGCCCGAACTGCGCCACCATGGGCTGCGCCATGCCACGGCGGTGCTGGCCGTCATGCTGGGTGTGGCGCTGGCGTTTTCGGTGCAGCTGATCAACAGCTCGGCGCTCAGCGAGTTCAGCGCCGCCGTGCGCAGCGTCAATGGCGAGGCCGACCTGAGCCTGCGCGCGGCCAGCGGCAGCCTGGACGAAGCCCTGTATGCCCGCGTGGCTGCCCACCCGGAGGTGCGGCTTGCCAGCCCGGTGGTCGAGGTGCGCACACGCGCGCGGCGCGTCGGATCAGGCGGCACGCCAGCACAGGCTCAACCGGTGAGCCTGCAGGTGATCGGTCTGGACGGGCTGGTGGCGGCCCCGCTCGCCCCCACGCTGATGGCGCGGCCCGTCGAACGGGCGTCGTCCGACGAGGGCGATCGCTTTGCCTTGTTGCGTCCGGACGCCATCTCGCTGAACGCCACGGCGCGGCGCGCGCTGGGTGTGCAGCCGGGTGATGCCATCGAGGTGCAGGCCGGGCTGGCGTGGCGCCGGCTGTCGGTGGTGGGCGAGGTGGGGGCCACCGGCGCGGCGCTGGGCGTGATGGACATTGCCGGGGCACAGCAGGTGTTCGCGCAGTGGGGCCGGCTGCAGCGGCTCGATCTGCAGCTTGTGGAGGGCGCACAACCCGCCGCCGTGCTGCGCGCACTGGCCCTGCCGCCCGGGGTCAGTGCCGATTCGGCCGACGACGCGGGCGAGCGCGTCTCGAACGTGTCCCGCGCCTACCGCGTCAACCTCACGGTGCTGGCCCTGGTGGCGCTGTTCACCGGTGCGTTCCTGGTGTTCTCGATCCTGTCGCTGTCGGTCGCCAAGCGCCAGCAGCAGTTCGCGCTGCTGGGCGTGCTGGGCCTGGGCGCGCGAGAACGGCTGCAGCTCGTGCTGGCCGAATCGGCGCTGATCGGCGTGGTGGGCTCGGCGCTGGGCCTGGCGCTGGGCACAGGGCTGGCCGCCGCCGCCCTGCGCCTGCTGTCGGGCGACCTGGGTGGCGGCTACTTCCCCGGCATTGCGCCGGCCTTGCAGTGGTCACCCGGCGCGGCCGCCCTGTACGGCGCATTGGGGGTCGTGGCCGCGCTGGCGGGCGGCTGGCTGCCGGCAAGGTCGGCGCAACGGCTGGCCCCCGCGCAGGCGCTGAAGGGCTTGGGCGAACTGGGCGGCGCAGGGCGCTCGGCCTGGATCGGCCCAGGCCTGCTGTTGGTCGGCGTCGGCCTCGCCCTGCTGCCGCCAGTGGGCGGCGTGCCGCTGTGGGCCTACCTGGCCGTCGCCGCCATCCTGATGGGCGGCATTGCCTGTGTGCCGGCCGCAGTGGGCGGGTTGCTGAGCCTGTTCCCGGCGCCTCGACACGCGGCTGCGCTGCTGGCCGTCGAACGCGCCCGTCGCATGCGCCACACCGCCACGGTGGCCATTGCCGGGGTGGTGGCCAGCCTGAGCCTGTCCGTGGCCCTCACGGTCATGGTGGCCAGCTTCCGCGATTCGGTCACCCAGTGGCTCGATGTGGTGCTGCCGGCCGACCTGTATGCGCGCACCGCCACGAACAACGACCAGGCCGAGGCCCAGAACCTCGGGCCGGCCTTGCTCGAGGGCATCCGCGCGCTGCCGGGAGTGCGCCGCGCCGAAGGGGTCCGCGTGGCCAGCTTGCGGCTGGATGCGGCCCAACCGGCCATTGCGCTGATCGCCCGTCCGCTGTCCGATCCGGCACGCGACCTGCCGCTGGTGGGCGTGGCGCTGCCGGCCCGCACGGTGCAGCCGGGTGAAGTGGGGGCGTGGGTCAGCGAGGCCATGGTGGACCTCTACGGCGCCCGGCCCGGCACGCGCCTGATGCTGCCCCTGCGTGCAGGCCAACCGCCCGTGGCCACGCGGGTGCTCGGCGTGTGGCGAGATTACGCGCGTCAGCAAGGGGCCGTGGTGCTGGCCGAGGCCGACTACCAGCGGCTCACCGGCGACCGCACCGTCAACGACCTGGCCTTGTGGCTCGCGCCCGAGGCCCGGACCGATGCCCTGCAGTCGCAGATCCGCACGCTGGCCACGCAGCAGCAACTCGATGGCAGCCTGCTCGAGTTTGCCGAGCCGAGGCAGATCCGCGAGGTCACGCTGCGCATCTTCGACCGCAGCTTTGCCGTGACCTACTGGCTGCAGGCGGTGGCCATCGGCATCGGCCTGTTCGGCACCGCGGCCAGCTTCTCGGCGCAGGTGCTGGCGCGTCGCAAGGAGTTCGGCCTGCTGGGCCACCTGGGCTTCACGCGCCGGCAGATTCTGGCCACGGTGGCCGGCGAGGGCGCCGCGCTCACCGGTGTCGGAGCCCTGCTGGGGCTGGGCCTCGGCGTCGCCGTCAGCGTGGTGCTGGTGCATGTGGTGAACCCGCAGAGCTTTCACTGGACGATGGACCTGCTGCTGCCGGGATGGCGGCTGGCCGCGCTATGCGCCAGCGTGGTGCTGGCGGGCACGCTGACGGCCTGGCTGGCGGGCCGCGCCGCCGCCGGGCACGACGCGGTGATGGCCGTGAAGGAGGACTGGTGA
- a CDS encoding ABC transporter ATP-binding protein, translated as MLHVRQLAKRYGPDPVFSQVDLHVRPGEFVAIVGESGVGKSTLLNALAGLDTVSEGEVTVLDTPITTLGEAEQALFRRRHLGFVFQAFHVLPHLDVAQNVALPLMLLGQRDDGRVAQALADVGLDGLGARLPQQLSGGQLQRVAIARALVHRPALILADEPTGNLDPRTAEQVMSVLVAQTRQHGTACVMVTHSEAAAARADRVLRLTATGLTELTRPAPGTAPHPA; from the coding sequence ATGCTTCACGTCCGCCAGCTGGCCAAGCGCTATGGCCCCGATCCGGTCTTCTCCCAAGTCGACTTGCACGTCCGTCCGGGCGAGTTCGTCGCCATCGTCGGCGAGTCCGGCGTCGGCAAGTCGACGCTGCTCAATGCGCTGGCCGGGCTGGACACGGTGTCCGAAGGCGAGGTGACGGTGCTGGACACGCCCATCACGACGCTGGGCGAGGCCGAGCAGGCGCTGTTCCGCCGCCGGCACCTGGGCTTCGTGTTCCAGGCCTTTCACGTGCTGCCGCACCTCGACGTGGCGCAGAACGTGGCCCTGCCGCTGATGCTGCTGGGCCAGCGCGACGATGGGCGCGTGGCGCAGGCGCTCGCCGACGTGGGGCTCGATGGCCTGGGCGCGCGGCTGCCGCAGCAGCTTTCGGGCGGGCAGCTGCAGCGCGTGGCGATTGCCCGCGCCCTGGTGCACCGCCCGGCGCTGATCCTGGCCGACGAGCCGACCGGCAACCTCGACCCGCGCACGGCCGAGCAGGTGATGTCGGTGCTGGTGGCGCAGACCCGACAGCATGGCACGGCGTGCGTGATGGTCACCCACTCCGAGGCCGCTGCGGCGCGGGCCGACCGCGTGCTGCGGCTCACGGCCACCGGCCTGACGGAACTGACGCGGCCGGCCCCCGGCACGGCGCCGCATCCAGCATGA
- a CDS encoding DUF1289 domain-containing protein, giving the protein MSLPVQPAAPEPSVPSPCRSLCKLDADKVCTGCGRTIDDIRAWREMPDAERMACVVRAEARRLAWGQLA; this is encoded by the coding sequence ATGTCGTTGCCCGTTCAACCCGCCGCCCCCGAGCCCTCCGTGCCCAGCCCGTGCCGCAGCCTGTGCAAGCTGGACGCCGACAAGGTCTGCACCGGCTGTGGCCGCACGATCGACGACATCCGCGCCTGGCGCGAGATGCCCGATGCCGAGCGAATGGCGTGTGTGGTGCGGGCCGAAGCGCGCCGCCTGGCCTGGGGCCAGTTGGCGTGA
- a CDS encoding helix-turn-helix domain-containing protein, whose amino-acid sequence MPAHPLVADLPLPAAPLWGALAATPSGLHQAVAQDVDEHAHNLTAWHQQYDQLGAGCFVGRLTEWRLPHIQVFREQTSQALRQSCEVWADSFWFGVPDPAATLPTRINGRLHGSHDVMVRPGGERFDLVTPDRHSLFGVVVQRQALQDAAARQGCHVDWDALHQAEVLRVQEGARHACLNALDGLLPLSEPHATGWHGADLVAMEGAVLSLLLDLLDTSEADTAVRQSVARRQKVVAHAREYVLAHPDQAVTVPELCERLHVSRRTLQYCFEEVMGLSPIQYLRAIRLNGARRHLREAARHGQGVQDVAARWGFWHLSQFALDYRKLFGESPSDTLTRGAH is encoded by the coding sequence ATGCCCGCCCACCCGCTCGTAGCCGACCTCCCTCTGCCTGCTGCACCGCTGTGGGGCGCGCTCGCGGCCACCCCGTCGGGCCTGCACCAGGCGGTCGCGCAGGACGTCGATGAACACGCGCACAACCTGACCGCCTGGCATCAGCAGTACGACCAGCTCGGGGCTGGGTGCTTCGTCGGCCGGCTGACCGAGTGGCGCCTGCCCCACATCCAGGTCTTCCGCGAGCAGACCAGCCAGGCGCTGCGCCAGTCGTGCGAGGTCTGGGCCGATTCCTTCTGGTTCGGCGTGCCCGACCCGGCCGCCACGCTGCCCACCCGCATCAACGGCCGCCTGCACGGCTCGCACGACGTGATGGTACGCCCGGGCGGCGAGCGCTTCGACCTCGTCACCCCCGACCGCCACAGCCTGTTCGGCGTGGTGGTGCAGCGCCAGGCACTGCAGGACGCAGCCGCACGGCAAGGCTGCCATGTCGACTGGGACGCGCTGCATCAGGCGGAGGTGCTGCGCGTGCAGGAAGGTGCCCGGCACGCCTGCCTGAACGCGCTGGACGGGCTGCTGCCGCTCAGCGAACCGCATGCCACCGGCTGGCACGGCGCCGACCTGGTGGCCATGGAAGGGGCCGTGCTGAGCCTGCTGCTCGATCTGCTTGACACCAGCGAAGCCGACACCGCAGTACGGCAGAGCGTGGCCCGCCGGCAGAAGGTGGTGGCCCACGCACGCGAGTACGTGCTGGCGCACCCGGACCAGGCGGTGACGGTGCCCGAGCTGTGCGAGCGCCTGCACGTGAGCCGCCGCACGCTGCAGTACTGTTTCGAAGAGGTCATGGGCCTGAGCCCGATCCAGTACCTGCGCGCGATCCGCCTCAATGGCGCCCGCCGCCATCTGCGCGAGGCTGCGCGCCATGGGCAGGGCGTGCAGGATGTGGCCGCGCGCTGGGGCTTCTGGCATTTGAGCCAGTTCGCACTGGACTACCGCAAGCTCTTCGGCGAAAGCCCATCCGACACATTGACCCGCGGCGCGCACTGA
- a CDS encoding TorF family putative porin has translation MSLIHALRRLPVLPLAASLALLAPLCGHAQTTTASGWTLTGTAGVVSDYLFRGVSQTQGKPAAQLTFDATHRDGWFAGLFGSGVSNAAYPNGSGTEIDLYGGWRTELSPGVGLELGFISYWFPGAFTRDADGKHVSYDTQELHAAVSHGAASAGIWHAVSSHWSGFAVDPYSGANKSSRGSTYVEANWNPEIAPGWTLNLHAGRQIVKNFGPYNFTDVKVGVTRVEGPWTFSLAASHNTGDAKKGDTALWTFFDSNGRGRNVVGTRWVASLTRAF, from the coding sequence ATGTCCCTGATCCACGCGCTGCGCCGCCTTCCCGTCTTGCCCCTTGCGGCCTCGCTGGCCCTGCTTGCCCCGCTGTGCGGCCACGCGCAGACGACCACGGCCTCCGGCTGGACCCTGACCGGCACCGCCGGCGTGGTGTCCGACTACCTGTTCCGCGGTGTGTCGCAAACCCAGGGCAAGCCCGCTGCCCAGTTGACCTTCGACGCGACACACCGGGACGGCTGGTTCGCCGGCCTGTTCGGCTCGGGCGTGTCGAACGCGGCCTACCCCAACGGTTCGGGCACCGAGATCGACCTGTATGGCGGCTGGCGCACCGAGCTCAGCCCGGGCGTGGGGCTGGAACTGGGCTTCATCAGCTACTGGTTCCCTGGCGCCTTCACGCGCGATGCCGATGGCAAGCACGTGAGCTACGACACCCAGGAGTTGCACGCGGCCGTCAGCCACGGCGCCGCCTCGGCCGGGATCTGGCATGCCGTCAGTTCGCACTGGTCCGGCTTTGCGGTGGACCCCTACAGCGGCGCCAACAAGAGCTCGCGCGGCTCGACCTATGTCGAGGCCAACTGGAACCCGGAGATCGCCCCGGGTTGGACGCTCAACCTGCATGCCGGCCGCCAGATCGTCAAGAACTTCGGCCCGTACAACTTCACCGACGTGAAGGTGGGGGTGACGCGCGTGGAAGGCCCCTGGACCTTCTCGCTGGCGGCCAGCCACAACACCGGCGACGCCAAGAAGGGCGACACCGCACTGTGGACCTTCTTCGATTCCAACGGGCGAGGACGGAATGTGGTGGGCACGCGCTGGGTGGCCAGCCTGACCCGGGCCTTCTGA
- the eat gene encoding ethanolamine permease, protein MSTSPPTGSHTLKPVLSTLQLWGIAVGLVISGEYFGWSFGWASAGTLGFMVTALFVATMYTTFIFSFTELTTSIPHAGGPFAYSRRAFGPKGGYLAGAATLIEFVFAPPAIALAIGAYLNVQFPSLDPKTAALGAYLIFMALNIVGVQIAATFELLVTLLAIFELLVFMGVVSPGFSVANLVKGGWSGQDEFSLAAIPGIFAAIPFAIWFFLAIEGVAMAAEEAKDPKRSIPIAYITGILTLVALAIGVMVFAGGAGDWTQLANINDPLPQAMKMIVGENSGWLHMLVWLGLFGLVASFHGIILGYSRQIFALAREGYLPAFFAQVHPRFHTPHRAILAGGVVGIAAIYSDQLIQFGGQTLTANIVTMSVFGAILMYILSMLSLFKLRRTEPGMVRPFRAPLYPVFPAIALCGALVCMATMVYYNPLIFGVFVAMLAVGYVYHLATGHQRAQPTDAAPAVKPALH, encoded by the coding sequence ATGTCGACCTCACCCCCCACCGGTTCGCACACCCTCAAGCCCGTGCTGAGCACCCTTCAGCTCTGGGGCATTGCCGTCGGCCTCGTCATATCGGGCGAGTACTTCGGCTGGAGCTTTGGCTGGGCCTCGGCCGGCACGCTGGGCTTCATGGTCACGGCGCTGTTCGTGGCCACCATGTACACGACCTTCATCTTCAGCTTTACCGAGCTGACCACGTCGATTCCGCATGCCGGCGGTCCGTTCGCCTACAGCCGCCGCGCCTTCGGGCCCAAGGGCGGCTACCTGGCCGGTGCGGCCACCTTGATCGAGTTCGTGTTCGCGCCACCGGCCATTGCGCTGGCCATCGGGGCCTACCTGAACGTGCAGTTCCCCTCGCTCGACCCGAAGACCGCCGCCCTGGGCGCCTACCTGATCTTCATGGCCCTCAACATCGTCGGCGTGCAGATTGCCGCCACCTTCGAACTGCTGGTGACGCTGCTGGCCATCTTCGAGCTGCTCGTCTTCATGGGCGTGGTCTCGCCCGGTTTCTCCGTGGCCAACCTGGTCAAGGGCGGTTGGTCCGGCCAGGACGAATTCAGCCTGGCGGCCATCCCCGGCATCTTCGCCGCCATCCCGTTTGCCATCTGGTTCTTCCTGGCGATCGAAGGCGTGGCCATGGCCGCGGAAGAAGCCAAGGACCCGAAGCGCTCCATTCCCATCGCCTACATCACCGGCATCCTGACGCTGGTGGCGCTGGCGATCGGCGTGATGGTGTTTGCCGGCGGCGCGGGCGACTGGACCCAGCTGGCCAACATCAACGACCCGCTGCCCCAGGCCATGAAGATGATCGTCGGCGAGAACAGCGGCTGGTTGCACATGCTGGTGTGGCTGGGCCTGTTCGGCCTGGTGGCCAGCTTCCACGGCATCATCCTGGGCTACTCGCGCCAGATCTTCGCGCTGGCCCGCGAAGGCTATCTGCCTGCCTTCTTCGCCCAGGTTCACCCGCGTTTTCACACGCCGCACCGCGCCATCCTGGCCGGTGGGGTGGTCGGCATCGCCGCCATCTACAGCGACCAGCTGATCCAGTTTGGCGGCCAGACGCTGACGGCCAACATCGTCACGATGAGCGTGTTCGGCGCCATCCTCATGTACATCCTCAGCATGCTGAGCCTGTTCAAGCTGCGCCGCACCGAGCCCGGCATGGTGCGGCCCTTCCGTGCGCCGCTGTACCCGGTCTTCCCGGCCATCGCGCTGTGCGGCGCCCTGGTGTGCATGGCCACGATGGTCTATTACAACCCCTTGATCTTCGGCGTGTTCGTGGCCATGCTGGCCGTGGGTTACGTGTACCACCTCGCCACGGGCCACCAGCGCGCCCAGCCCACCGACGCCGCACCGGCCGTGAAGCCCGCCCTGCACTGA
- a CDS encoding ethanolamine ammonia-lyase subunit EutB, translating to MTETTAPRYIHRVGAHTFTFRDLKDLMAKATPARSGDRLAGVAAGSAQERVVAQMALAELPLATFLNEALIPYEEDEVTRLILDTHDAAAFAPIAHLTVGDFRNWLLADDTDADALAAAAPGITPEMAAAVSKIMRNQDLILVARKCAVRSAFRNTIGLPGRFSTRLQPNHPTDDASGIAASMLDGLLYGSGDAVIGINPATDNVPQVIKLVTMMAEVIDRYEIPTQSCVLTHVTNTIQAIERGAPVDLVFQSIGGTEATNRSFGIDLAVLGEARAAALSLHRGTVGDNVMYFETGQGSALSANGHHGVDQQTCEARAYAVARHFKPLLVNTVVGFIGPEYLYDGKQIIRAGLEDHFCAKLLGLPMGCDVCYTNHAEADQNDMDVLLTLLAAAGCTFVMGIPGSDDIMLNYQTTSFHDALYARRVLGLRPAPEFEAWLARVGIFSQADAGFRLPEGMPALFQPALKGAA from the coding sequence ATGACCGAGACCACCGCGCCGCGCTACATCCACCGGGTGGGGGCCCACACCTTCACCTTCCGGGACCTGAAGGACCTGATGGCCAAGGCCACGCCCGCGCGCTCCGGCGACCGGCTGGCCGGCGTGGCCGCGGGCTCGGCGCAAGAGCGCGTGGTGGCCCAGATGGCGCTGGCCGAGTTGCCGCTGGCCACCTTCCTGAACGAGGCGCTGATCCCGTATGAAGAGGACGAGGTCACCCGCCTCATCCTCGATACGCACGATGCCGCCGCCTTTGCGCCCATCGCCCACCTGACCGTGGGCGACTTTCGCAACTGGCTGCTGGCCGACGACACCGATGCCGATGCGCTCGCTGCGGCGGCACCCGGCATCACGCCCGAGATGGCGGCGGCCGTCAGCAAGATCATGCGCAACCAGGACCTGATCCTGGTCGCTCGCAAATGCGCGGTGCGCTCGGCCTTTCGCAACACCATCGGCCTGCCGGGGCGCTTCTCCACGCGGCTGCAACCCAATCACCCGACCGACGACGCCAGCGGCATCGCGGCCAGCATGCTCGACGGCCTGCTCTATGGCAGCGGCGACGCCGTCATCGGCATCAACCCGGCCACCGACAACGTGCCCCAGGTCATCAAGCTGGTGACCATGATGGCCGAGGTGATCGACCGCTACGAGATCCCCACGCAGTCGTGCGTGCTGACCCACGTCACCAACACCATCCAGGCCATCGAGCGCGGCGCACCGGTCGACCTGGTCTTCCAGTCCATCGGCGGCACGGAGGCCACCAACCGCAGCTTCGGCATCGACCTGGCCGTGCTGGGCGAGGCCCGCGCGGCGGCGCTGTCGCTGCACCGCGGCACGGTCGGCGACAACGTCATGTACTTCGAAACCGGCCAGGGCAGTGCGCTGTCGGCCAACGGCCACCATGGTGTCGACCAGCAGACCTGCGAGGCCCGCGCCTATGCCGTGGCGCGCCACTTCAAGCCGCTGCTGGTCAACACGGTGGTGGGCTTCATCGGACCGGAGTACCTGTACGACGGCAAGCAGATCATCCGCGCCGGGCTGGAAGACCACTTCTGCGCCAAGCTGCTGGGGCTGCCCATGGGCTGCGACGTCTGCTACACCAACCACGCCGAAGCCGACCAGAACGACATGGACGTGCTGCTGACGCTGCTGGCCGCGGCCGGCTGCACCTTCGTGATGGGCATCCCGGGTTCGGACGACATCATGCTGAACTACCAGACCACGTCCTTCCACGATGCGCTGTATGCGCGCCGCGTGCTGGGCTTGCGGCCGGCGCCCGAGTTCGAAGCGTGGCTGGCCCGCGTGGGCATCTTCAGCCAGGCCGATGCGGGCTTCCGCCTCCCGGAGGGCATGCCGGCCTTGTTTCAGCCTGCGCTCAAGGGGGCGGCCTGA
- the eutC gene encoding ethanolamine ammonia-lyase subunit EutC, which yields MAQDDRSDAPPLVHANPWAALRHFTAARIGLGRAGVSQPTQPQLAFQLAHAQARDAVHLALDLDALRQALASLKLGCLRLHSAATDRDTYLQRPDLGRRLDAASRAQLTERRDAGGSRATAGPDAPSARSYDLAFVVADGLSALAIGSHALPFLQRMVPRLRDEGWRIAPIALVEQGRVAVADEVGELLGARLVVILIGERPGLSSPDSMGLYMTWMPRVGLTDASRNCISNVRPAGLPYDEAADKLHWLLTEARRRELTGVGLKDETAQPADALGLGARNFLLPDKG from the coding sequence ATGGCACAGGATGATCGTTCCGACGCGCCCCCGCTGGTGCACGCCAACCCCTGGGCCGCGCTGCGCCACTTCACCGCCGCGCGCATCGGGCTCGGGCGGGCCGGCGTGAGCCAACCCACGCAGCCGCAACTGGCCTTCCAGCTGGCGCACGCCCAGGCACGCGATGCCGTGCACCTGGCGCTGGATCTGGACGCGCTGCGACAGGCGCTGGCTTCGCTCAAGCTGGGCTGCCTGCGGCTGCACAGCGCGGCCACCGACCGCGACACCTACCTGCAGCGGCCCGACCTGGGGCGAAGGCTGGACGCGGCCTCACGGGCGCAACTGACCGAGCGCCGTGATGCGGGCGGCAGCCGGGCAACGGCCGGGCCCGACGCGCCCTCCGCGCGGTCCTACGACCTCGCCTTTGTCGTGGCCGATGGCCTGTCTGCGCTCGCGATCGGCAGCCACGCCCTGCCCTTTCTGCAGCGCATGGTGCCCCGCCTTCGCGACGAAGGCTGGCGCATCGCCCCGATCGCCCTGGTCGAACAAGGCCGCGTGGCCGTGGCCGACGAGGTGGGCGAGCTGCTCGGCGCCCGCCTGGTGGTGATCCTGATCGGAGAACGGCCGGGCCTGAGTTCACCCGACAGCATGGGTCTGTACATGACCTGGATGCCGCGTGTGGGCCTGACCGACGCCAGCCGCAACTGCATCTCGAACGTGCGGCCCGCTGGTCTGCCTTACGACGAAGCCGCCGACAAGCTGCACTGGCTGCTGACCGAAGCCCGCCGCCGCGAACTGACCGGCGTGGGCCTGAAGGACGAGACCGCCCAGCCCGCCGATGCGCTGGGGCTGGGCGCGCGCAACTTCCTGCTGCCGGACAAGGGGTGA
- a CDS encoding L-serine ammonia-lyase, whose product MAVSVFDLFKIGIGPSSSHTVGPMRAARMFAERLQRGGLLNRTARVTVALYGSLGATGKGHGSDKAVLLGLAGHEPESVDVDAIPAVLAAIREAGRIALLGSHDIAFAERDDLIFHRRESLPFHANGMACTAFDDAGTVLDAQRYYSVGGGFVVSEQVAEDGQRHKVIAPDSTVLPLPFRSADELLALARREGLSIAAVMRRNERHWRSDDEIDRGLLRIWRVMQDCVARGCATDGTLPGGFKVRRRAAELHRQLSTPPDAAAAQDPLRAMDWINLYALAVNEENAAGGRVVTAPTNGAAGIVPAVLHYYRQFVPGASEQGVIDFLLTAGAIGILYKENASISGAEVGCQGEVGVACSMAAGALCAVLGGTPEQVENAAEIGMEHHLGLTCDPVGGLVQIPCIERNAIASVKAVNAARMALRGDGRHHVSLDKVIKTMRETGADMMSKYKETARGGLAVNIVEC is encoded by the coding sequence ATGGCTGTCAGCGTCTTCGACCTCTTCAAGATCGGCATCGGGCCCTCGAGCTCGCACACCGTGGGGCCCATGCGCGCCGCGCGGATGTTTGCCGAGCGCCTGCAGCGCGGCGGCCTGCTGAACCGCACCGCCCGCGTCACCGTGGCGCTGTATGGCTCGCTGGGCGCCACCGGCAAGGGCCACGGCAGCGACAAGGCCGTGCTGCTGGGTCTGGCCGGCCACGAGCCCGAATCGGTGGACGTGGATGCCATCCCGGCCGTGCTGGCCGCCATCCGCGAAGCAGGGCGCATCGCGCTGCTGGGGTCTCACGACATCGCCTTCGCCGAACGCGACGACCTGATCTTCCACCGCCGCGAATCGCTGCCCTTTCACGCCAACGGCATGGCGTGCACGGCCTTTGACGACGCTGGCACCGTGCTCGACGCGCAGCGCTACTACTCGGTGGGCGGCGGCTTCGTGGTCAGCGAACAGGTGGCCGAAGACGGCCAGCGCCACAAGGTCATTGCTCCCGACTCCACCGTGCTGCCGCTGCCGTTTCGCAGCGCCGACGAGTTGCTGGCGCTGGCGCGCCGTGAAGGCCTGAGCATCGCCGCCGTCATGCGACGCAACGAACGCCACTGGCGCAGCGACGACGAGATCGACCGCGGCTTGCTGCGCATCTGGCGCGTGATGCAGGACTGCGTGGCCCGCGGCTGCGCCACCGACGGCACCCTGCCTGGCGGCTTCAAGGTGCGGCGGCGCGCGGCCGAGCTGCACCGACAGCTGTCGACGCCGCCCGATGCCGCCGCCGCACAGGACCCCTTGCGCGCCATGGACTGGATCAACCTCTACGCCCTGGCCGTGAACGAGGAGAACGCCGCGGGGGGGCGTGTGGTGACGGCGCCCACCAACGGCGCGGCCGGCATCGTGCCCGCTGTGCTGCACTACTACCGGCAGTTCGTGCCCGGCGCCAGCGAGCAGGGCGTCATCGACTTCCTGCTGACGGCCGGCGCCATCGGCATCCTCTACAAGGAAAACGCCAGCATCAGCGGGGCGGAGGTGGGCTGCCAGGGCGAGGTGGGCGTGGCCTGCTCGATGGCCGCCGGCGCGCTGTGCGCCGTGTTGGGCGGCACGCCCGAGCAGGTCGAGAACGCCGCCGAGATCGGCATGGAGCACCACCTGGGCCTGACCTGCGACCCGGTGGGTGGGCTGGTGCAGATCCCGTGCATCGAGCGCAACGCGATCGCGTCGGTGAAGGCCGTGAACGCGGCCCGCATGGCGCTGCGCGGCGATGGGCGCCACCACGTGAGCCTGGACAAGGTCATCAAGACCATGCGCGAAACCGGCGCCGACATGATGAGCAAGTACAAGGAGACGGCCCGCGGCGGGCTGGCCGTCAACATTGTGGAGTGCTGA